In Rhinoraja longicauda isolate Sanriku21f chromosome 39, sRhiLon1.1, whole genome shotgun sequence, one DNA window encodes the following:
- the LOC144611100 gene encoding putative G-protein coupled receptor 139 has translation MRETFELIEKIYYVFLSIIGVPVNVLAIVILSQGKCGLSICTTRYLVAMAAADLLSIIITVIIWRIIYYYIPGSILEVTPVCGVIAGLFSFITDCSVWFTVAFSFDRFVAICCNKWKAKYCSGKVAAAVLATTSIFFFCKDVPVYFTFEPETLVNGVPWGCLRKSVYFTEPGWVAYDCLDKVLSPLFPFALILLLNALTVRYILVSNRIRKRLRGHRTEEKSSDPEMESRRKSVILLFALSGNFLLLWLAYVIYFFHYVIAQINPEHDTDSTFIFQQISFMLLTLSCCTNTFIYAVTQTKFREQLESALKYPIITVIQLGTVRNR, from the exons ATGAGGGAAACATTTGAATTGATTGAGAAAATCTATTACGTTTTCCTTTCCATCATTGGTGTTCCTG TGAACGtcctggcgattgtgatcctgtcccagGGTAAATGTGGCCTCTCCATCTGCACGACGCGATACCTGGTCGCCATGGCAGCGGCGGACCTGTTGTCCATTATAATCACAGTAATCATATGGAGGATCATTTATTATTATATCCCAGGCTCTATCCTAGAGGTAACGCCGGTGTGCGGTGTAATTGCCGGTCTGTTCTCCTTCATCACGGACTGTTCTGTTTGGTTCACGGTCGCTTTCTCTTtcgatcgctttgtcgccatttgctgCAATAAGTGGAAAGCGAAATATTGCAGCGGTAAAGTAGCAGCTGCCGTTCTGGCAActaccagcattttctttttttgtaaagatGTCCCCGTTTACTTTACGTTCGAACCTGAGACGCTGGTGAACggtgtcccgtggggctgtctgAGAAAATCAGTTTATTTCACGGAGCCGGGATGGGTGGCATACGATTGCCTGGATAAAGTGTTGAGTCCACTGTTCCCATTCGCGTTGATCCTCTTGCTCAATGCCCTGACGGTGAGATACATTTTGGTGTCCAATAGAATCCGTAAGAGACTGAGGGGTCACAGAACAGAAGAGAAAAGCAGTGATCCGGAAATGGAGAGCAGAAGGAAGTCGGTCATTTTGCTCTTTGCGCTATCCGGCAACTTCCTTCTTTTGTGGTTGGCTTACGTCATATATTTCTTCCATTACGTCATTGCTCAAATAAATCCAGAGCACGACACTGACTCCACGTTCATATTTCAGCAAATCTCGTTCATGTTGTTGACCTTAAGTTGCTGCACAAACACGTTCATTTATGCAGTAACTCAGACGAAGTTCCGAGAGCAGCTTGAGAGCGCGTTGAAATATCCGATCATCACCGTCATTCAATTAGGTACGGTTCGGAATAGATGA